A genomic region of Papaver somniferum cultivar HN1 chromosome 7, ASM357369v1, whole genome shotgun sequence contains the following coding sequences:
- the LOC113298393 gene encoding uncharacterized protein LOC113298393 isoform X1 has protein sequence MLSKLNLMQLIQWKEGKEKYTVSSGDQICTPECPFSCSSDWCLIILFILISSFLNKLGKLAALIDAAEEYRYNMRRLYQVSTRKCPSSVGEETPRKTICCVSRILFLCALSVSHFCTMLMVIEMGTWLIKAIVVSAATVG, from the exons ATGTTGTCGAAG TTGAACCTGATGCAGTTGATTCAGTGGAAAGAAGGGAAAGAAAAATATACA GTAAGCAGTGGAGACCAAATTTGCACTCCAGAATGTCCGTTTTCATGTTCTTCCGATTGGTGTCTGATCATCCTCTTCATACTAATCA GTTCCTTTTTGAATAAGTTAGGGAAACTGGCCGCCCTTATCGATGCAGCTGAGGAATATCGATACAATATGAGACGCCTATATCAAGTATCAACTAGAAAATGTCCGAGTTCCGTTGGGGAGGAAACTCCAAGAAAAACCATATGTTGTGTATCACGTATTTTGTTCTTATGTGCACTTAGTGTATCGCATTTTTGCACAATGCTTATGGTGATCGAGATGGGTACTTGGCTGATAAAGGCAATAGTAGTGTCTGCAGCAACAGTGGGGTAA
- the LOC113298393 gene encoding uncharacterized protein LOC113298393 isoform X2: MLSKVSSGDQICTPECPFSCSSDWCLIILFILISSFLNKLGKLAALIDAAEEYRYNMRRLYQVSTRKCPSSVGEETPRKTICCVSRILFLCALSVSHFCTMLMVIEMGTWLIKAIVVSAATVG, encoded by the exons ATGTTGTCGAAG GTAAGCAGTGGAGACCAAATTTGCACTCCAGAATGTCCGTTTTCATGTTCTTCCGATTGGTGTCTGATCATCCTCTTCATACTAATCA GTTCCTTTTTGAATAAGTTAGGGAAACTGGCCGCCCTTATCGATGCAGCTGAGGAATATCGATACAATATGAGACGCCTATATCAAGTATCAACTAGAAAATGTCCGAGTTCCGTTGGGGAGGAAACTCCAAGAAAAACCATATGTTGTGTATCACGTATTTTGTTCTTATGTGCACTTAGTGTATCGCATTTTTGCACAATGCTTATGGTGATCGAGATGGGTACTTGGCTGATAAAGGCAATAGTAGTGTCTGCAGCAACAGTGGGGTAA